The segment actgttcttttatatgtaagagttatctttcctctatttacaatacttatgtAAGTGAGCGATCCTTTGCTGCTAAGATGTCGCCCACTGTCCTTCTTTTTATATAGccttttcccataaaacagaaaaatgatttgcaatatcctgatgggtacatttttgatgatgtccttggtacgtaatgatttgctttttctcatcgaaatttaacaggaccctctttcgtggcgaagccatagctaaattgaaatgtgtttctttGATGTACAGTATAAACAACTTGAGTATTGTTCATCTCGAGTATtgttcttgtttattcaatacaacaattactgggatccttctgtccaggtgtacgtCCGAGattgataatgaccaatttactgcttcactgaccacgtgcacccatggcggtttatcaagataattaacacgtggaaatagacttttgtaatgaaaacactgcGGCAAATGGCGataacgaatttggcgttttaacgagagttttaagtaacaggaaaaatgttcctagaaaaatgcggcgttataacgaaaatggcgatgaattgagtggtgataattcgagagttacctgtaaATGTTGTTTCCAGGTATATTTTAACAAATCACTTCaaggaaaaatatatatgagaCCATGCTATATAGATATGCATATACAGGTACTTTGGTGACGGTCacatcatcaatatttttggtTGGGCTCCCTAAAAGTCTTCAGAGTTCACTGCAGTTTGTAGAATTAACTCACAATAATGCGTTGCTGATTTCTTACCATATGACCATCTGGGATTCCAGATTCTACAGTGGCAGATCCAACAGTGGCATCTTCAGCAAATTTATCTCCCGTCACAAAGTCCATAGGGAGGGTGATTGTGACATTGTTCTTGGCAGCCTTGTCCATCAGATTCTTGATTATCTTTGACCCTTCCTCATCATACAGAGAATTCCCAATctatgaaacaaaataaaactgaatATATGTTGTGATGTTTCAGTTGTCAAGAAATTTCTACCTtactaagaaaaaaaaaaatctctttccAAATAAGGTTCCCAGAGTTATCTGCTGATCCAAAATTAAGTAGTCACAGCAGTTTATGAAcaatattcaattgaaaacagaCTTGGATAAGCTAGTATTCTACATCAATATGTTTTTTCCCCATAaattatgtacatacatacacaacTATATACAGTAATCACTATTGTCTTGCGAGCATTCTCAGAAAGCCCCTTGCAGTTACACTGAAATAAgggtgtttgtaaatttgaaaccAAGGGTaatattcaaaaacatatttttcattagcTGGACTTCCGTAATCAATTAGAAATCATTATACTGAATAACATCACCTTCATATCATTCAGAACTTTCAGGAAGGTAAAAGCCATGCCTCCTCCAATAATCATTTCATTGACTTTGTCCAACATGTTCTCTATCAACTGGATTTTATCTGCAACCTTTGcactataaataaaaaaaatacaacacaACAGGATAAACTAACTAGAAAAAGAAGACACAAAAAGGGAAATTATTATTTCACATTTCAGTGCCTATACAATTTCTTTAAACAAATTCTGgtaacattttaatttcatttctataaaagaatttggtaaaattgtcatttcatttcTATAAAATATGGTAATTTTAATTTGGATAAGACACTTACCCTCCTAAAATGGCCAAGAATGGCCTCTCTGGATTATCTAGTGCCTTTGCAAAGTAAGATAACTCCTTCTTCAACAGAAATCCTGATGCTCTTTGAGCAAGCTGACATCCAACCATTGAGCTAGGGAAAATAAGGACATGGGTCACACATATTACAATCAAAGTCAAAATCTCTTTATTATAATACACAGCCTAAATATGATTACTCCACTCATACTGAAGTCACttatcaattattttaaaattcagaatactgaaaatattttgaagcaacaaataatgaattgaaaaagATTCAGTGCACTGAaccaataattcttaaaatatataaaccaaTGATCTATGTAGAtatgcagaatttttttttatcaacaacaatCTACGTTAAGtttggttgctaaaaaatctgaCACTGCAGTTTCCATATCAACCATATTAGCTTACTTAATtgaaatatgattgattgtatattgtttaacgtcctacttgataatatttcactcatatggagacgtcaccattgccggtgaagggctgaaaaatttaggcctatgctcggcgcttacaaccactgagcagggaggggtctttatcatgccacacctactgtgacacaggacctccattttttgcggtctcatctgaaggactgccccatttagtcgcctcttacaacaagcaaggggtactgatatttacctattctaacccagatccccacaggaccttatttgaaataaaacagaaataaaaacaacagaTTCAATAATGCTATTGGTTTTTACAAGTATGAGGGAATGAATTAAAATGCCTTAATGACATGCTCAACTATTTTATCATTAACAATTTATGTATTAGTGAAATAACTCcactatttctattttttttttttttttttttttggttctttGGACAATAAATATCAATCAATTTCTGCATTTGATGAAAAAATCAAAACCTTTTACAGCTGCCAAAACATTTATGATTAACCTACATGTCTGTACAGTGCTCATTATATTCAATAAAGCAAAGGAATCCAGTGAACAAAAACAAACAGTGTGTGGTCAGGATTACTGAggttgaaaaataaatttcaaaacctTTTTCTTCATTGCAATCATTGTCAATATGTGAAAAGATCAATTCATGAATAttaagtgttttatttttataagacagacagacaaaatcCAAGATAagcctgatgtattttattGTCTCCCCTGAAATATCTGAATGCTTAttatgtatagtaactgtcagCATACACATTCCTCTCCTGTTACTGCTATACTGATTTCTGAGAACAATGACTTACCTATGAGCTCTGTGTGCTGTTCCAAATGCATCATTTACATACACATCTCCCAGTGTGGACAGAGACTTACGGAATGCTTCTACTGCTTCCTTTGAGGCTTTGACCTTGAAATATATCAGATTTTTCATAACTTCCTCTGCATTTATAATGCTACAGACGAAAACCtataatattaattatgatattcaCCACTACAAattttatgtaaacattataaagTCATTCATGGTACTAAGAGGTCCACATTTAATGTGATGTACTAGCAGCTGTAGCTATCTGAGGAATTCAGACTACCTTATAGATGTAGCTATCTGAGGAATTCAGACTACCTTTTAGCTGTAGCTATCTGAGGAATTCAGACTACCTTTTAGCTGTAGCTATCTGAGGAATTCAGACTACCTTTTAGCAGTAGCTATCTGAGGAATTCAGACTACCTTTTAGCTGTAGCTACTTGAGGAATTCAGTGTACCTTTTAGCAGTAGCTATCTGAGGAATTCAAACTACCTTTTAGCAGTAGCTACTTGAGGAATTCAGACTACCTTATAGATGTAGCTATCTGAGGAATTCAGACTACCTTTTAGCTGTAGCTATCTGAGGAATTTAGACTACCTTTTAGCAGTAGCTACTTGAGGAATTCAGAGTACCTTATAGATGTAGCTATCTGAGGAATTCAGACTACCTTTTAGCTGTAGCTATCTGAGGAATTCAGACTACCTTTTAGCAGTAGCTATCTGAGGAATTCAGACTACCTTTTAGCAGTAGCTACTTGAGGAATTCAGACTACCTTTTAGCAGTAGCTATCTGAGGAATTCAAACTACCTTTTAGCAGTAGCTACTTGAGGAATTCAGACTACCTTATAGATGTAGCTATCTGAGGAATTCAGACTACCTTTTAGCTGTAGCTATCTGAGGAATTCAGACTATCTTTTAGCAGTAGCTATCTGAGGAATTCAGACTACCTTTTAGCAGTAGCTACTTGAGGAATTCAGACTACCTTTTCCCCTGCCTCATTAACCCCTTTTCCTTCCTCCTCCAGATGGAAGCGGAGGTTTTCTAAGAGGATCACAGAACCTGCGGGGGGATCAGCACACTTGGCCTCCACTGTAGCTCCTACACAGTCTGTCAGAAAGTCCACTGACCTGAAAGATACAGTCTTTGTAAGTACAACCTAGcctatcaaaattcattcattaAGAAGACAAGTAGCCAATGGGCTCATATGCTCACCTGAACCAACTTGCTCagaatgaaatacatgtaagacTCATTAGTTAGGAATACTAGTAATGGCTAAAAAATAAGCAAAGTCGTGTTattagatatttacatgtacattacacatCTCAGGCTAACACGCCTTATGAAGAatgctggcatgaagcatcacagttcaGGTCCTCATGtactttaaaaacatgaaatttatttcttaaatgtaccTCAAATAgctatttacaattttataaatatacttTAGCACTCATCATCTTGTAGGATATATCACTTAGTACTTAAGGTGCTAAAAGATATTGCAGGGATTCTCCGACATCACACGATAAATAAGAAATTAATGTCTTTAGCAAAAGTTTTAAACGTGTATCCTTCTCCTacaagtatttttaaaattctgtatgtgaaagtaattcaataaagacaagaatgatttaaaatgtGATGGATATTTCAACAGAATAATGAACAAATGTGTAATAAGCTAAAACATCCAAGAAATCATGATTGAAAGGAATTCTAcacaacttttaaaattcaGCAAATTCTCAAtcactttttgaaaattatagaATATTCTCTTTCCAAATATCATTCAATGTCAGAACAAGATGTACTTTAGCACTAAATAtagattgtacattgtttatcatccctctcaagaatatttcactcatatggagacctcaccatTGTCGGtaaaaggctgcaaaatttaggcctatgctcggcgcttatggccattgaggagggagggatcttcattgTGCACCACCTACTGTAacaagggacctcggttttcgcggtcttgcccgaaggatcgccccatttaatcgcctcttacgacaagcaaggggtactgaggggcTATTCTAACTCAGTTCCCCATGGGATAGACACTAAATATAGAATAAATGGCACCAAAACAAGCCCTCTTGGgacattattcatttatttttacattcacTTATTTTTAAATACTATGGAAAAAAAACTAACAATGTTATGAGCAAAGTACTCAATGCATATTCATCTGTGATATTATCAAATACATCCCTTGATCAAAAAGGTTGATTCTCATATCCGTTTCAGCTTATTCTAGCCTCGAAATCACATTTTGAGTTTGTGGTGATGTCATATATACCCAGTAAATTGCATCATATTTGCAATActtatttcaaaacttcaaaatgGAACATTCAGTGTTCAATCTGATCTAATTACTGATTACAATTAATGTTCCTATTCACAAACACCTCTTTATATCAGTAGAGATACggaaaaaattataaatgattgatattatttgtgaaaatttctgaatatacatgtactatattacTAACTTTCCTAGCAATTTATCCAGCTCTCCTTTGACAGGCAGTAGAGAGTACTTCTCTGAAGGCCTTCCATCTGGACGACCAAGATGACTCATCAGAACCACCGATTTAGCGCCTTTCTCCAATGCATACTTTATTGTGGGTAAAGCTGCAACAATTCTAAATAAAGGAAAAACAGTTATATCCATTATAAAAACTTCTCTTTTCAATATAACTGAAGggaaacaatagaaattaaccAATTATTGGTGAAATTATATGTATGATGTGGAGACTTATTAAAATATTCACATACCTCtgattatttgttattttgccTTCTTTCAGAGGAACATTGAAGTCAActctaaaatataaaatacataattatgtcaTGAATGTATAAACAGATTGGACCACTGTGGCTAATTAGTAACCCCAGCAGGATTCGAATGTATAATTTACAATGATTCACTTTCTAAATCCAGAAGCAGATACACTGAGCTATTCAATTTACTATTAAAagtttaaagtagtatttaaaTTGAGTTTCATATTTTTGGACTTTGCACATTTTCCACCccaaaaaaatatcagaaaagtATACATACTTTGTTATCTTTGGTGGATCATCTCTCCATTATTTGAAATGAAGCAGTATATTCTTTGGTGAAAAATACACTCATTACACAATTCAAATTTGTAGAGAGACAACCCAGAAACAactaaatcatttaaaaacagGTGTAAATTACAAGGGTTTTGCATCAAATTCGTCATGTTGCTATATTAGGACACATATTCAGGTAAAACCAATTCAAAATGcatgaaatttacacatttttaaGTCCCAAAAAGTCATAATAACTTGAAATATGTTCACaaatcattgataaaatttttaCTCTTTCACTCTTCATGTACACCCAGATTCCTGCTGAATCCACTTTAATGGGCATCAGGAGAAGTCATACCAAGGAGAACTTGTACCCAGAAATTTGGGTAaaagttctcctggagaaaaacttggTCCTTTTACcaaatagaaatgtgggtacgagttctAGAGAAAAACACCGTCAATTGTgttataaaaatctgggtacaagttctcctggagaaagaacgtactttgtcattttatctaATAAATCCCAGATTTTTAGGACAGAAAATATGACATAGTTTTTCTGAAGGAGAACTCGTACCATAAGATTTATCGGATAAAAATACAAAGTTTTTTCTCTGGGAAAACTCGTAAccagatttttataatacaattgacaaagtttttctctaagagaactcgtacccacatttctatttgataaaatgacaaaaaaaattCTCCTGAAGAACTTGTACCCAGATATTGATGGGTACAACTTCTCTTGGAGAACTTGTACACAGGTACGAGTTCTCTTGGAGCAGTTGTACCCTGGTACGACTTCTCCAGGAGATCTCGTACCCAAATTTCTGGGTACGGGTTCTCCCGGGTATGAGTTCTCCAGAAGTCGTCTAATGTGCCCACTTAATTTCTTTGTACAGTCTACAGTGAGAATTTTTTACGACTGATTTGTGTACAGCGTGAATTAATGTAGTCTTTAAgatattatacatttttttacaTACTTTGGTTCAATTATTAGTTGACttcactttttttcttttttttccaaaatatcCCCAAAGAATGTAGGGTTGCATACAtaaattaatattcaaaattaaGCGATAAATCTGTCTCAAATTACGAAATAAAAGGGTAATGGTTATGGTTACTTTGTTGTTGGTCTATAATCTATAGTAATTCAGTCAGGTCTATAGAATTTGAAAGACTTCCTATGTACACACACTACAGACGTGCGTGGCCTTGAGAGGAAAATATGACAAGGTCAGCATGCCGGTGtcttttttgtgtttgtttaaaTGGTAACGGCATAATGCAAGTATTTCTCTCTCACCTCATGAGTACCCTTTTTCCTTTAACATCTATTTGATCTATTGCCAACTTATTCAAAGCCATTTTTCAACGATTTTCCGAATGTATCACAATCACCTCTGAAGCAGTCGCTAATTTCCTCTATACTTTTTATCCTTCGCAACTGAAGAGTTCTCATACGAATGACAATCGAAACTCCTTGGATGTCTCCCAAGCTCAACATCAGTGTTGATATTGAGCTTGAGAGACACCCGAGGAGTTCCGCCCGATTAGCCATGGGTGCAGAATGTTTCCacagtctaattaaaatcagatcctagaatacgctcacaatcgctacaatacgcagagtatacggcgcggatctaagaagtctgactttaattagattgaatgtTTCCATTTCAGCCAACACTTGGCCACGTAGAATCGGGGAATATGGGGGCACTCCATCCCTTTTTTTACAGTGACCATTTTATGTTATTAATTTCATatgccaatatatatatatatatatatatatatatatatatatatatatatatatatttataaaattatttatatattttgctcttgttttgttctttttattatcattttttttttttataaacattgcCCGAGAGGACCatgatttggaaataaatcatattctattctataaagccccacccacccccacccccactatttttattcaatttaattattgatttacaaatttatttgagatataatgacaataaattaaatattaacagttcatatacatatacacatttatatagTACTAAGACCTAGCAGTGAATGATCTGAGGACAAGCTTGAAAGTTGTGAATTGTACTACAGGAACGGTAATAGTCTCAGTGATCTATATACCACACCACACCAATCAAGAGTTGTCAAAAGACAACATAGCTCGCAGGGAAGCATGAGTCTACTTAAACTATcgttcaaaaggttaaagtttttgaaaaatatgtcaaagtccaaggttacTAAGTCAAAAGTTTTGAAAGGCCTcgtcatgaggcatctataaatatgaaatatcaaatccctatacccttggttcaaaagatatttagGCCTAGAAGGTAGGCCAAAGTCCACGGTAAAGGTCACTAGTTCAAAACTATTGGTACCAAAGCAAAagtctcttcatgaggcatctatatgtgaaatattaagACCCTAttccccttggttcaaaagatataacctaacttaaaagtttttgaatagtgggtccaaggtcaaggtcactaggtaaaaagtcttggtaccaatgCAAATGTCTCTTTATGAGACatctacatgtgaaatatgaaaaccctaacccacccaccccccttgattaaaaatatatagcccaagttaaagtttttaaaaagtaggtcaaagatcaaggtcactaggtcaaaagtcttggcACCACAAAAACGTTCTCTTTATGAGGAAtcaatatgtgaaatatcaaaaccctatcccccATAGTTTgaaagatatagcccaggttaCGCCGACACCGGGGTGATGACAATAGTTCTCCGGACAGTCGTCCCGGCGAGCTAATGAATAAAAAGGGGTGGTatagacaaaattaccggttccatGCAGGGAAGGAATTATGATTTTGAAGATAGAGCAAAAACTTATTTTGCttgaaaatttagaatttaGACAAATTctttcagcccccccccccttcttcaCTTTGGAAAACGTTGCTATGTGCCTGTTCGATACCtacattatcatgattatgcAAGCCCGGATATCCTGCATTATATGATATTAATGAGTATTTGAagtttttaaacaaattctaagttcaaactTCGTCGTTTTGAAATGTTTAGTTTGTTGTTAattgttgttgtgttttttttgtttttgtttttttttttaaatttaatttaatttttatttattgttgtTGCTTTCTgggtttgttgttgttgttgttgggctggtttttttggggggggtggggggttaaaaatttattttattttttttagttatttttAACAAAACTGCAAAACTGGAATCATTTTGTCAATTATGAATTCCGAACAACAAATACAGCGAAAGGCTGTCATCTATGGAGCGTTGAATTAACATAAACttaaataatacaaatatttattggcacaaacTATGCAAAGGTCCAacatatcaacaacaacaaaaaagtacATCAGCTTACTCAGTATTCGGTAATATGAACTACTGTAAAAAAGTATACTGGTATGATTGTATATAAAATGCATAAacatacatttgttttgaagatatctttggtattctttgaagatatcatcaaatcaattattgcgcgcaattattgaattgatgcgcgcatctattcgattgatgagagcaataattgatttgatgtaatcaattattgctctcatcaattgaattgatgcgcgcatcaattcaatattgCGCACAATAATTAAATCGATAATATCCTCAAAGAATTAGAGATACTTTCAATCAATTGAGTTTAATTTGATTTGGTCCTCCATAGTCATCACAAGCTGAACCAGATGTGTTGACACTTCCATCCAAACTTATATATGTCTGTGCAGTGATTCGGTAGGAACAAGCGGCCAATTCATTCAGCTTGCTACCGGCGGTGTAACTCACCCAAATAGGTGGAAATATCGTCAATTTTACCAcagttattgcaaagatcaaaggaatggcgcggtcattattctgcgtTATATGTCTTATTATTCATATGATTTATATAtccaatataaataaaaaaattcgcatataaatatcaagattatcgaatgtAACTCAAGATTTTTGCACATGAATATCAAGATCATCGAATAAAAATCGAAAATTTcgcatataaatcaagatttgtatcatgttgcaacgttttacacaccataatgataattatctttaattatttgaagatatcataatttcctttgatgcgcgcaacaattcaattaaagatatatttaaatggttaatgatatcttcaatttaaaattattgcgtgcattaaCCGatttgttgctctcttcaaataaattaaagatatcgacaattgaattgatgcacgctacaATTTAATTGAAGGGAGCAATATATAATTAATTgatgcgctcatcaattcaattaacaCGCGCAATTTAAATGATTAATTCAGTTGATGCGTagaataattcttttagagagagtaATAATATAATTAgagatatattcaattcaacatatccacgaGTGAATTAATAATCTCTTTaattgatgcatgcattaaaTACCTTATGCAAATGTTATCGTTTCACACTTTGGACAATAAATGAAGCTTGTTttaattaaattacatgtatatcgaattCGTATCTAATGCAATCTTTCTGTTCAAATCTTAGGGTGTTCCAACGTGTGATTCAATcttgtgaaaataaatttccATGTATATCAACTTTGATACATTGCACAGTTCGGCCTGCATTGCATTTACGTAGCGGATGGTGTTGGGGACTAACCCTACATGTTTTTTCGACGTAATTTTCCCGCTATTATTACCGGCAAAGTTTGTCATTTTTACGTGCAAAGTTCGATCTATAATAGGCTGGTTCCCGGTGCTCAAGGAAAAACCGAGGtgaatgtaataaatatataattcaatgcTTTTGTTGTTGGGTATAGAATTTATTTCAGGAGTGAGGCAGGTGTTCCTTGGCCTACCCCTCTTGCACTTTTTCCTTGGGGGTCCCAGGACAGGACATGCCTTATGATGTTAGTATGTGGCTTGCGTAGAGTGAGCCCTATCCACCTCCATCTTCGCTTAAATATCTCCCCATTtatttggagagagagagagagagagagagagagagagagagagagagagagagagaatttggGCTATGTGGAAGAGATCACTTAATGTGATGAAGTTAActcaataaatttcaaaatttcttatCGTGCTAAtgtgaaatatttaatttactGAATCAAAAGATGGTGAATTGCCGGAATGACTGGATATTTCTCAAATTTGGCATGAGTTAAGTTCCCGAAATGATTGGTAGTAGTACAATTATTGATCTTGTGGTAACAGATGCATGTGTCTTGTTGGTTGTCGTCTGGAGTCTAAGGACATTTAAAACCGTGAAATGATTGTCATTTTCTATGAAAGCAACAACTTTCAAGTGTATCGTCGTCATCTTCCTATCGGTCTCATATTTGTATCAAACCACCTGCTAATTACCAGTGCGAAATAAttaataatctttaaaaaaagacGAAGCACACTTGACTCATCGATGCACGTTCTCATCATATAAATACATAGTATGCATGACATTAAGGAAATTAACCCGGAAGTATCGTACTAGGATGTATAAGCAACATGATTAAGAAGTGAACACGTGTCCATTTTACTATACGtgacaatttttttgtttttctaacAGTCATGGTGACCTTAGGATTTGACGACCCTCTGTTTGCACAGTTTGCTTTCTATTCCGTCTTGCTGATTCTGAAGACATTAGCACTCGCCTTGCTGATCATTAGAATTCGCATCAAAAGAAAGGTTTGCT is part of the Ostrea edulis chromosome 2, xbOstEdul1.1, whole genome shotgun sequence genome and harbors:
- the LOC125679365 gene encoding phosphoglycerate kinase-like isoform X2 — encoded protein: MALNKLAIDQIDVKGKRVLMRVDFNVPLKEGKITNNQRIVAALPTIKYALEKGAKSVVLMSHLGRPDGRPSEKYSLLPVKGELDKLLGKSVDFLTDCVGATVEAKCADPPAGSVILLENLRFHLEEEGKGVNEAGEKVKASKEAVEAFRKSLSTLGDVYVNDAFGTAHRAHSSMVGCQLAQRASGFLLKKELSYFAKALDNPERPFLAILGGAKVADKIQLIENMLDKVNEMIIGGGMAFTFLKVLNDMKIGNSLYDEEGSKIIKNLMDKAAKNNVTITLPMDFVTGDKFAEDATVGSATVESGIPDGHMGLDVGPQSIAKFTEVVGRAKTIVWNGPPGVFEFENFKKGTVELMNAVVSVTQKGATTIIGGGDTATCAAKFGTEDKVSHVSTGGGASLELLEGKTLPGVAALSDAA
- the LOC125679365 gene encoding probable phosphoglycerate kinase isoform X1, with translation MALNKLAIDQIDVKGKRVLMRVDFNVPLKEGKITNNQRIVAALPTIKYALEKGAKSVVLMSHLGRPDGRPSEKYSLLPVKGELDKLLGKSVDFLTDCVGATVEAKCADPPAGSVILLENLRFHLEEEGKGVNEAGEKVKASKEAVEAFRKSLSTLGDVYVNDAFGTAHRAHSSMVGCQLAQRASGFLLKKELSYFAKALDNPERPFLAILGGAKVADKIQLIENMLDKVNEMIIGGGMAFTFLKVLNDMKIGNSLYDEEGSKIIKNLMDKAAKNNVTITLPMDFVTGDKFAEDATVGSATVESGIPDGHMGLDVGPQSIAKFTEVVGRAKTIVWNGPPGVFEFENFKKGTVELMNAVVSVTQKGATTIIGGGDTATCAAKFGTEDKVSHVSTGGGASLELLEGRLKLTNENKCMRESKK